A window from Marinagarivorans cellulosilyticus encodes these proteins:
- a CDS encoding heavy metal-binding domain-containing protein, translating to MQSLTKPCQSCSKPMNGGMYRASHICPHCFFEHEGGKRSKANSAEAPTEVPPAKEFKVKLKDPATQYIVTEHEEAPATQASPEPTQEPVPAEAPAPVAAAEEPKQAIESANIVLTTKPKAEQTVLAEMGDVSAECVLSIALTPELFENGKFIGRKSPKVLAALKQGKQNALEQLRQAAQTQDANMVTDVAVKNGMKLEGTKSANITVSATGNAIVAELEGCEA from the coding sequence ATGCAATCTTTAACTAAACCTTGCCAAAGCTGTAGCAAACCCATGAATGGCGGCATGTACCGCGCCAGCCATATATGCCCTCATTGTTTTTTTGAACACGAGGGAGGCAAGCGCTCCAAAGCCAATTCAGCTGAAGCCCCCACAGAAGTACCGCCAGCAAAAGAATTCAAAGTGAAGCTTAAAGACCCTGCCACACAATACATTGTGACAGAGCATGAAGAAGCGCCAGCAACACAAGCCAGCCCAGAACCGACACAAGAGCCAGTACCCGCTGAAGCGCCAGCCCCTGTAGCCGCTGCCGAAGAACCCAAGCAAGCGATAGAAAGCGCCAATATTGTGCTAACAACAAAGCCAAAAGCAGAGCAAACCGTGCTTGCAGAAATGGGCGACGTTAGTGCCGAGTGCGTGCTTAGTATTGCGCTAACACCAGAGTTGTTCGAAAACGGTAAGTTTATAGGCCGCAAAAGCCCCAAAGTGCTCGCAGCCTTGAAGCAAGGTAAGCAAAATGCGCTAGAGCAATTGCGCCAAGCAGCACAAACACAAGACGCCAACATGGTGACAGATGTAGCCGTGAAGAACGGAATGAAGCTAGAGGGCACGAAAAGTGCCAATATCACAGTATCTGCCACGGGTAACGCTATAGTCGCCGAGCTAGAAGGCTGCGAGGCTTAA